Genomic DNA from Eleutherodactylus coqui strain aEleCoq1 chromosome 8, aEleCoq1.hap1, whole genome shotgun sequence:
gactataccatcccctgacccactattcccctaggtgtctccacatactttttgggtgctctccttaaggagatacgacacccctcctgactcaCAAGAATAATATAGGCACATCCATGTACATAGAGTAGCTGTAAAGGAGAGTAGATGTAATAATAAGCAGCAATAATCAATTAAGTTGTGATAAGTAGTGTTATTACAAAGTGTGACAAGTTGCTGGCAAACATGTAAGAAGGAAGaaagatataaaaagaaaaaatagaaaaagataGAGAAAGAGGAAAAAAGGAATGACTgagggagagagatggggagggaagAAAGGTGTATAAATGTAGAAAAATTTTCAAGCAAAAAGATTCCAGGGGCCCCATATAGTCAAGAATTTCTCCAGAAGGCATATGTTTTTAGCCATTAGTTCCTCCATAGCCATTATTTTGTTGATCTCCCTGATCCATTCAACAATTGAAGAGACCTACTCGGGTTTTCCAGTGTCTCGGAATAAAAGCGTGAGCCACCaccaaaaaatagtgtaaaaggtCTTTCTTGATAAAAGCAATTGGACCAAGTAATATAGAGAGAAGTGGGATTTGCGGTGTTGCTGCCATAAAGTGTCTAATGACTTTCCAGAAGGTAGAGAACATTAAGTCCCAGAAGGGCTTAAGGGTGggacagtcccaccatatgtgtatcATGGTTCCGAGGCCTGAGCAACACCTCCAGCAAACCGGCAAAACTGAGGGGTAGATATGGTATAAGAGAGCTGGACAACTGTACCATCTTGTCAacagtttataatttttttctttggtaACTTGTATGACAGGTGGAATACTTTATTCCAGTTGTCAGATGTAATGGCAAGTGTTCATAAACACGGGGGCACAAGAGGATGAACCCATTAGTAGCCAGCTGAGGATTTGTGAGTTGGAGCTGAGTTTTTGGTGAATAGGGACTCAAAGGGAGTTAAAGAGGCTGCAAAATCAAAGTTAGGTATGTTGGAACAAAGAAAGTGTGAGAACTGCATCTAGGTGAAACAGGAGAGAGAAAATTCTGAGTAAGAATATGGGAAGTCTGCAAACGCGGGTATCCTAGATCTGTGTAGGACCTAAGGTATTCTGGTATCTTCTGATACTGACCACCCGTGGGTTTCCGTACTGCCCCCACAATAAGATTGCAGGTTTTCGTgcaattgccatggcagcctggggtcttctgaaaggcccgttttcttccattttactccacttagaattttgtaaacgtttttcagtatatatggtacattatatggtacattaaatagcaccattgaaaaatacaactcgtcccgcaaaaaacaagcccatagACAtctacgtcgatgaataaataaaaaagtcatgatttttttaacaggagggaggaaaaactgaaactgaaaaaaaaaagtctgcgtctttaaggggttaaagaataaaGAGAGGATAGATCTTTAGGGATGAGAATACCTAAGTATTTAGCCATATTTTTGAAATTTCACTAGGATAGAGGGGAGGGTGATGCAGGGCAGGGAAACATAGTAAATAAAATGTCGTCTTCTAATGTTGTGATCCAATAGTTAGACCATGTACACTGGGGCTCTGTCGCAAAGCCACTGCCAGATGCTCCATGACTAGggcaaataataatctttatttatatagctccaacatattctgcagcgcttacaagacaggggaacaGAAGCTACATGTAGTagtcaattgatggagacagtaggggtgagggtcctgctccaacgagcttacatactacaaataatggagtgatacagaaggtaaaggggctggagatgtccacggtatggtgaggtggagagtgaggggtgctatacacatagacaatggtcaaattgagccatatagtggctgaatcagtatgactgcagtgaGCAGTTGATTGCGACTAGCAGGGATCACAGTCACTTGGACAAGGagtatgttatcaggcggcatacagaggggtttggtttagggtatatggtatgcctccctgaagaggtgcatttttagagcacgcctgaagttctgtgagtcctggattgcccggatagtttgggggtagctcgttccagaggactgatgatgctctggagaagtcttggaggtgggactgaaaggtttgagttaaaggggcgcttaatctgattttgttaccGGTGTGGAGGGTGCGAGCGGGGTGGTGCATTGAGGTGAGGAAAGAAATATAGGGAGGTGCAgagctatggagagctttgtggatgaaggtaatgagtttaaattaaattaaataacAGTGGAGACAATGGGCAGTCCTGCCTGGATCCATTGTGGCTTGAAAATGGGGTACACTGTGCCCTGAAACGTGTTGCCGTTATACCCATCTTTGTGTATGTACTGTTTGTACTATCTAATAAATTATTTGGATCAAGATTGCCACCTTTCATTACATTTGGCTGACCTGGACTTGGGGCCAAGTTGGCATTAGTTCAAACTTCCCCCCAGTGAAGTAAATTCTTTTCCATATATCATCATCTAAGTagcgcaaggatctctttatttTTATTGATCACTATTACATTGTCTataccccactcccctctgcaaccccccgctcaccctcggcgccccctgaatctttttgcccgagtagtcagttactcgaaaaaagcggtgctcgattgcgaaatcgccctaaatgagtacgttcgctcatctctataaatggTATATGGAATCAATGGGATTCTATTGGTTCGGACCTGAGCAGAACGTTTATGATAGAGAGACATGATCTTCCAAAACCTGTCTGTTTGAGAGATGTTTAGAGGATGCCCCAACGCACGCGGTCAAAAGCTTTCTCTGCATCAACGGAAAGCAGACAGAAAGGAGCTTTTACATTCTAAGCCACTCTTGATTCGGAACAGGGTTTTGTTGGTGTTATACTTCGCTTCCCAGCCCTTTACAAATCCTACCTGATCATCATGGATAAACCATTGGAAGGGTTCGCAaaacatttaggccgcctgcagacgggcgggtcggatccggcggcgagaattctcgccacaagacccgaccccagcgcctgcagggagcagcgcgtactcacccgcgcttggcggccccggctctttcatgtgccggctgccgggcagccggcacatgcgcagaccggagccggcggctgggtgagtgacgtttctgtgcgaggctctgcgagccctgcacagaaataggacatgccgcggtttgtttgccgcgcgacatttcgcgcggccaaaccgcggccgtctgcataggagtgcgtattgtaatgcactcctatgcaggctttcagtgacggaaatcccgcggataatcccgctgcgggatttccgcccgtgtgcaggcggccttagagtatAATTTAATGTCAGTGTTTATGATCAAAATCGGCCTAAAACTGGAACATAAGGATGGATCATTCCTGGCTTGGGTATAACTGTAGTAAGTGCAGAGAGAGATTGCATGGGGAATAGAGTAGATGGGGATATAGAATCAAACTAATAATGACCACTTAGTCTTTCCGTGTGTGTGTAAGTTGAATTCAGAGCCTAACAGCACCTATGACTGTCAGTTACTGTCTCTtatctccgcccctgatcacatgatggtgacgtcaccacaggtcctttacacTTAtgtactgaatgagggattatgggcggactacatccctaCAAACTCCTACAGTCTCAGtcgctatggatacagcagtattaAGTCCggcagtttgtatgttgtgagactgctgcacacctgtgtggagactccaataaatgacacctcacaaatgtccacatacatagctggcagtgcatattgaccaacaacattgaagcatagttctTCAGCACTATCTTCACGTCTcatgaacatgatatcatgtcaactcaagtgctaatgccgccaacaccagtccagccttcatttagtcgtcaaccattgtccagtgtcATAACAAACTGTCACTGTCgtacaaacatgtcaccacagagggttcaacgccgccgtgAAGTTAATGCAGTCTAtctgacacagcgacaagccatgatttcacctcagccaccagctgaagtttgtaaatcttgtgcagcagatatgcgaaaaCTACGAgggaacatgtctcctcagcaagctgctgaagatcgtaaatcacatgcagctcatatgcaaaagcaacgtagcagggctgtgtatgtgttacgtgcatatagcagagctgtgtggctcaTTGCACCACCAGTAACATtagtactatataatttcctaataattactagttgaaTACTGTAATAATGAAAGGGGATAATTGCTCTCTGAACATTTTGCAGAAGCGAGAGGAAAAACACATCCGGGCCAGGGCTTTTCCCAGAGGGAGTAGACTTAGGCCTAGTTCAGATGAGCatttctttttttgcacacaaatagcTCGTGTGTAAAAAAAACCGCATGAATGAAGCTAAAGGCTACATTCGTGCATAATTTGCTCGTTCACATGATCCATGGTATGTTCTGTgtgttaatccagctcccataggagtcaatgggaactcctgcacaaaacgcaccaaagataggtcaggttctatcttttctcgcagcacgcaTGTTAGATGTGTgcattgtagccacacatgtcctatcttttgcaggtgcgagtatttcgCATGTCTAAAAATTGTGCATGTGAAtgcttcaataggaaaccattggttctaatagacgtgttcTTTTTGCACGCAAACAAAATGCACATCTGAATGAGGCCCTAATAACTCCTCCTTGGTAATATCTTGTTCTAAGGAGGATCTGGTCTCTATAGTGACTGTGGGGAGAAGattctcctatatatatatattctttaattTTATCTTGCAGGGTGTCCACAGGATCGGTATGAAATTAAATTGTGGCCTCAGCAAAATAAACGATCTGAGCCCTTGACTCGGCCACACCAGGGAAGGAGAAATATCAACACCAACGTGCGTggcttaattgaaaaaaaaattctaacaaaTTGCAAATTTAGCCAAAGCCATTGGCTCATGTCTAATTTTTCCATCATGACTTAGTTCAGggatccccaactccagttctcagggaccaccgacaggtcatgttttcaggatatcctatggtaagaacccctgcggcaatgtctgaggcaccgacaataattacatcacctgtgcaacactgaggaaatcctgaaaacatgacctgttgatggtccctgaggactggagttggggaacactgacttAGTTGATTGTAATGTTAGATTAATGATGTTGGATTATTGTACTACTCACCATCAGCTCCAATTCTCCCATCATTGTCATGGTCGGCAGCGCCCATAAATGATTTAGTTTCTGTTGCACTCAGTTCTCTGGCGCTTGGGTCAAAACGCTGGAGAAAGAACCTAgggaaaaaacacaagtgcttcttAGAAGAAAGTAAAAATATTTCAGGGCAACATGTCCTGTCTGCTGCCTCTCTCCCACTGTCCTCTCCATCACATGCTTGATACCCAAAAAGATCAAGCCCTCACACGGCTCtatgaacagaaaaataaaaatgttatgggtctctaAATACAGCAGCACAGAAACATTTTGAATCCTTTAATGACCACATAATGTACATGCACATCATCTGCTCTTGGGTCTGTGCTTAATATGTGATGGGTACCCATTgtgtgacagctgacacctgcccttAATGGCCACAGCATGTAAAACATAAGTCAAAGTGGCTCTCTCCATCACTATCACAGGGTTCCATGGAAGTAAGCATAGCGGGGCCAAGTGAAGGTTCCCAGGACTGCCTTGTATTATGCctgttaagtagagatgagcgagtatactcgctaaggcacattacttgagcgagtagtgccttagccgagtatctccccgctcgtctctaaagattcgggggctggcccggttgacaggtgagttgtggtggggagcgggggggactggggggaagagagggagagagagatctcccctccgttcctccccgctctcccccgccggcccccgaatctttagagacgagcggggagatactcggctaaggcactactcgctcgagtaatgtgccttagcgagtatactgttAAGTCATTCTTGTGGCAGAGCTTACTAggctactattgaaaaatacaatatatagAAGTATTGCACTGTATTCTACAAACGATCACATAGGGGGCTGAATAAAAGGGGTaatctttttaaaaattaaaatgaaaaaaaacttcctttttttccataaaaatctaaacaataaaaaataaacataagttTATCACCACATCTATTAATGTCCAAGCTATTAAAATGTTGCATTATTCATTACACATGATGAACACCGAACAAGAAAATTAAGAAAACCGCTTTCTTTGGTCACTCCCACTctaaaaatgtcaataaaaagtgataaaaaattttgcatgtaccccaaaacggCACCAATAAAAGCTAAAACTCACCCTACTGTCCtatcaataaaaaaaagttatggttctcagAATATGATGAcagaaagcaagtttttttttattgaaaatgattttttttttaaactaaaaaaaatgaaggCTAATGTTTTCGTATCACATTAATCATACTGAACGTCATTGTAAAGTAAACATCAATTTTCCCTCACtgtgaaaaggaaacaaaaaaaacaatggcgctattgtgtttttatattcatttcatcacacttttttttaacgtttttttaaatacattactTGGTGCATTAAATGATACCATCAAAAAATATAATTTGTCCAAAACATTATGACAATTGTTAGACGGGATGAGAAAATGAAATTAAATATGGCTGGTCTATAAGGGGTTTAAGGCTTTTTCATTGTGCAAATATAGTaagacataaaaaaacaaactatgtacattttgtattgctgtaatcatctgttatattatatattatacccaTCATGGCTTACATAAGTTCATCCTCTTCAATGAATCCGCTCTGATCATTATCTAGAATTCGGAAGACGTCTTTCACTTGAGTGGCTGTCTTTTTAGTTAGCCCACAAGTTTGGAAAAATTTTTTGAAATCAAAGGAGTCAGGAGctgaaaaatacagaataaaaaaaaacactacagttAAATTGTATACCTCTTCTTACAGTAATATGAACATGAGGCAAGGCAGTTATTTTCAGCCATGGTTAATGTTCTTATTGGAGCGTGATATCATTTCAAAGTAATTTATCCATAGGAATAGTGGGGAAAAATCTGCAAAAATGACCCGTTTGTGTGATGTGAAGTGTGGGGCTTGAGGAGGCAAAGAACGCCAAAGATTCTAGGCATAAGGCAGTGATCAGTTTTGCTGTCAGTATTTCTTTAAGGTCATTATTACATGATTGCTAGAGGCCGCTTGCATTTTGTAATTGACAGGCTGAACCTCCAAGTCCAGGTGTAGCATGGCAAGTATCTGCAAAACACGAGCGTCAGCAACACTCATGTAGTAGCGCCATAAAGGCACAATCAGACATATTAAAAAATTGGATTACTGTAGGTCAAATATCTCAAgatggccatacacactgaatatCTGCCAGTTAACTGCTCATTCAGCATTTAGTTAGTTCACTTGACTCCACAATAAACAGTTTTATTTTAATAGAGGGGAATAAGCTGCTTATCTCCTGTGGAAACAAAGGATTGTGGCATGGtaccttcacacacacacacagctgcttaacacacacacactaatactggtatgtgtatgtatatattagaGTGTGTTGAGTGGATGCCTAGTGTCAGAGTGGGGAGCGGGCTCAGCATCAAACCCCACTCCATATGTGGTGGCTGCCAGCTGTTATACATAACTGACAGCGGTACTgatgtagtatgtctccaccagagctatgggtggagacatgggttggctgggctTAGTGACAGTTCACGCCTCCAGGAGTGGATTCCCTGCTGCCGCCACTGGAGTGCTACCCGCACACACTATAACACACATGGGCTGTGGGTGTCCTTGCTCCTCACAGAGACTACAGTGCATGTCATGTACCATCCATCCTCCCCTGTCAGTGTCTCCGTATTTCGGCAGTGGCTTCATGTTCCTGCACACAGCAGCAGGGAGCCCAGCAATGACAGTGACAGCAGGGCTGGCTGCTGCTATGGCAGCGGGGTGACATGGATGGTGAGAGCAGGGTTTGCCACCGACGCTTTGAACAGCGGGGTTGATGGCGGCGGTGGCAGTGCCAGCGGTGAATGGGAGTGGAGGCGAGCGAGGAGAGTGACAGTGGGGCCGGCTGCTGCGGTGGCAGGAGGACAGGAGCTGACATGGCAGTCCGTGAGCGCGGGGACACGAGCGGAGATGGGAGTCTGGCAGGGAAATGTGTGAGCTTGTTAGGGTGATGGGCGGTACATGTGTTTCTGAGGAGGTGTGTGTTCggcagccaatccacagctgTGCCCATCACCTAGGCATACCCTCTAACTCAGGCCGGCAAACCCatggtggagacatattgcaccagtaccACTGACAACTTCCCACAGCAGCTGAGATCAGACATAACTCCAATAGCAGTACTAACAACAGCAGTTAAATGGCTTGACAGAAGGCAGGGGTCATTTCTGTCTCCCGATCAGACCCCCATGACAATGTGACAGTGTCATGCGGTCACTATGGCAGCTTAAGGAGTTGTAAAAGCTCACAGGTCTGCTAGGGATTTACTGTATACTGCAGCACTAAAGTATTGCAATATAGTGTACATGTCAACAGATGATTATTAGTTCAAGACCCCTAAAAGGACTAAAATAAAGACAGTAAAAATAaatttaataaaacatttttaattattagcaagttaaaaaaaatgtaaatgttgtaaaaaaaaacccttcttttCCCTATTGTTGCATCAAGAAGAAAAATAAGTGTGTAGTgccccagaacaacatcctggacccctccataattatcatacatgtctgtcttatgtagatgcactgtgcaaatctgttatgtctttttttctgtatgtgtgttgcacagctgcagcgtctgaagggttaactcccttgaAATCATTGACTGTCCGCTctgctgcatgctgaatgtatctacCTTACAGTATCATGTGACCTGGTGTGGGtgaatctataagtatgagtaATTGGGTTTCAGAGAGGAGATCCATCTTCTCGGCTGAGGAGCACATATCTTccatctgagggtttgctaccccagaggcacatgagggcaccatcagcccttatgttgctgaagatggaggaaagaGAAAGACTTCATCTTTAAGAAAAGACTGAGGATGAGAGTGGGAGAGCCTGagtgttttttcccccaaaagtccGATAACCGAGAGCCCTTGTAAGTAACTACTCCTTCTAGTGACTGTGTATTTTTCCCAAGCAAGGCAAGTGCAGAAGTCTCCCTAATCTCTAAATACAAGCTGAAGTTTGTTTGCAAGTCCTATGTGGCCGTCTGAAACCCGGATCACCATGTAGTGGTACACCCTCTAACTGACACCCATGCATCCTGAAGTCTACGACAGCGGGGTGataattactgccattctgtggccattcaCTGTCATGTCAAGTTTCTGA
This window encodes:
- the LOC136577586 gene encoding parvalbumin, thymic CPV3-like encodes the protein MSLTDILSAADIAAALRECQAPDSFDFKKFFQTCGLTKKTATQVKDVFRILDNDQSGFIEEDELMFFLQRFDPSARELSATETKSFMGAADHDNDGRIGADEFQEMVHS